A genomic segment from Flavobacterium sp. 9R encodes:
- a CDS encoding GH92 family glycosyl hydrolase encodes MKKALLILFAIVLFQGCSKKEEATDFTQFVNPFIGTDGTGHTFPGACLPFGMVQPSPDNVDIGWDYTSGYQYKNPEILGFSQTHLSGTGINDLGDVLLLPFVENKGENFKTGYNKKTEKASPGTYSVTLNDSIKVNLTATERVAFNQFVYPTNKAKLLVDIQHGLRFLTDSLVLDSKVSIENNNTISGYCHNKNWVERKYFFTLTFDTSFLNATELPKKPKEKAPRYILDFELKNKTLQAKIAFSTVSIEGAKNNLKTELPHWDFEQTVANAKEKWNDYLSKIEIEAPLKQKQIFYTSLYHLFTQPSNIADVDGQYRGADDKIAKAPNGEYYSTLSLWDTYRAANPLYTILVPERVNGFINTMLLHHKAAGYLPIWTDWGQENNCMIGNHAIPIITDAYNKGFKGFDANEALQAMIETTNKNHPNNDWDLYNTYGYYPFDKIDNEAVSRTLESGYDDYCVALLAEKLGNKAVAETYYKRASYYKNLFDKNTGLMRGKETNGNWRTPFEPLKPTSPMNNPGDYTEANAWQYSWASTQHDVVGLTQLLGGKEQFTKQLNTFFTLSGEKDNKHLGQEGMIGQYAHGNEPSHHISYLYAFSNEPEKGRKLITQIYNQFYNNTPNGITGNDDCGQMSAWYILTTLGFYPVNPATGEFVFGMPQVKKATLHLKDNKKLIVVSSGNSKYTIKLNEKNSTKNSISYSQIMNGGNLTFE; translated from the coding sequence ATGAAAAAGGCACTACTAATTCTGTTTGCTATCGTATTATTTCAAGGGTGTTCAAAAAAGGAAGAAGCGACTGATTTTACTCAATTTGTCAACCCTTTTATTGGAACCGATGGAACAGGTCATACTTTTCCGGGAGCCTGTTTGCCTTTTGGAATGGTACAGCCAAGTCCAGATAATGTAGATATAGGTTGGGATTACACCTCAGGCTATCAATACAAGAATCCTGAAATTCTAGGCTTTTCCCAAACCCATTTGAGTGGAACCGGAATTAATGATTTAGGGGATGTACTATTGCTTCCTTTTGTAGAAAACAAAGGCGAAAATTTCAAAACGGGTTATAACAAAAAAACTGAAAAAGCTAGCCCAGGTACTTATTCTGTCACCTTAAATGACAGTATAAAAGTTAACCTTACCGCTACTGAACGAGTTGCTTTTAATCAGTTTGTCTACCCAACAAACAAGGCAAAATTATTAGTTGACATTCAACACGGGTTGCGCTTTTTGACCGATTCTTTGGTTTTAGATAGTAAAGTTAGCATTGAAAACAACAACACTATTTCGGGTTATTGTCATAACAAAAACTGGGTGGAACGAAAATACTTCTTCACGCTCACTTTTGATACTTCATTTTTGAATGCAACAGAACTTCCCAAAAAACCTAAAGAAAAAGCGCCTCGATACATTCTTGATTTTGAGCTAAAAAACAAGACACTACAAGCCAAAATTGCCTTTTCGACTGTAAGTATTGAAGGAGCCAAAAACAATTTAAAAACAGAATTACCTCATTGGGATTTTGAACAAACGGTGGCTAATGCCAAAGAAAAATGGAACGACTATTTGTCTAAAATTGAAATTGAAGCACCTCTAAAACAAAAGCAAATATTTTATACTTCTTTGTACCATTTATTTACACAACCCTCCAACATTGCTGATGTTGATGGTCAATATCGAGGTGCAGATGATAAAATAGCAAAAGCCCCCAATGGAGAATACTACTCTACGCTATCCTTGTGGGATACTTATAGAGCAGCCAACCCTTTGTATACTATCTTGGTGCCTGAACGCGTGAATGGTTTTATAAACACTATGCTTTTGCATCATAAAGCTGCTGGTTATTTACCAATTTGGACCGATTGGGGACAAGAGAACAATTGTATGATTGGCAATCATGCCATTCCAATAATAACCGATGCTTACAATAAAGGATTCAAAGGATTTGATGCCAATGAAGCTCTGCAAGCTATGATTGAAACAACCAACAAAAACCATCCAAATAACGACTGGGATTTATACAATACATATGGCTATTATCCTTTTGATAAAATAGATAACGAAGCTGTTTCACGCACATTAGAAAGTGGCTATGACGATTACTGTGTGGCATTATTAGCTGAGAAATTAGGCAATAAAGCAGTTGCCGAAACCTATTACAAAAGAGCCTCCTACTATAAAAACCTATTTGATAAAAACACAGGCTTGATGCGAGGAAAAGAAACGAATGGAAATTGGAGAACGCCATTTGAACCTTTGAAACCGACCTCCCCTATGAACAATCCAGGTGATTATACCGAAGCTAATGCGTGGCAATACTCTTGGGCTTCTACTCAACATGACGTAGTAGGTCTTACCCAATTATTAGGAGGAAAAGAACAGTTTACCAAACAATTGAATACTTTTTTTACTCTTAGTGGAGAAAAAGACAACAAACATCTTGGTCAAGAAGGAATGATTGGTCAATACGCCCATGGCAATGAACCAAGCCATCATATTTCGTATTTGTATGCTTTTTCAAACGAACCCGAAAAAGGAAGAAAATTAATCACTCAGATTTATAATCAGTTTTACAACAACACTCCAAATGGAATCACAGGTAATGATGATTGTGGTCAAATGAGCGCTTGGTACATATTAACGACACTAGGTTTTTACCCTGTAAATCCAGCAACAGGTGAATTTGTTTTCGGGATGCCACAAGTAAAAAAGGCAACTTTGCATTTAAAAGACAACAAAAAACTAATCGTTGTATCATCTGGAAATTCAAAGTATACAATAAAACTAAATGAAAAAAATAGCACGAAGAATTCCATTTCCTATTCTCAAATAATGAATGGGGGAAATTTAACTTTTGAATAA
- a CDS encoding alpha/beta hydrolase — protein MKKQLTIFLVLFLMFAATAQVQVTSGKVQRFENFKSKLIDARNIDVWLPDGYSEKEKYAVLYMHDGQALYDAQSTWNKQAWEIDEVAGKLIAERKTQKFIVVGIWNNGPKRHPEYFPQKPYESLTQIQRDTVTAQLQKAGRTKDIFKPYSDLYLQFLVTEVKPFIDKTFSTKKDQKNTFVAGSSMGGLISMYAICEYPKVFGGAACLSTHWPGTFSSDNNPIPNAFVDYLKKKLPNPKNHKIYFDYGDQTLDALYPPLQQKVDVVMKAKGFTNKNWETKFLPGENHSEVAWAKRLDIPLLFLLKNE, from the coding sequence ATGAAAAAACAGCTCACCATTTTCTTGGTTCTCTTTTTAATGTTTGCCGCAACAGCACAAGTACAAGTCACTTCAGGCAAAGTACAGCGTTTTGAAAATTTCAAATCAAAACTAATTGATGCCCGAAACATTGATGTTTGGCTGCCCGATGGCTATTCTGAGAAAGAAAAATATGCCGTTTTGTATATGCATGATGGTCAAGCGTTATACGATGCACAAAGTACTTGGAACAAACAAGCTTGGGAAATAGATGAAGTGGCAGGAAAATTAATTGCCGAAAGGAAAACTCAAAAATTTATTGTCGTAGGCATTTGGAACAACGGCCCAAAACGCCACCCAGAATATTTCCCTCAGAAGCCTTATGAAAGTTTGACCCAAATTCAAAGAGACACCGTAACAGCTCAATTACAAAAAGCAGGTAGAACCAAGGACATTTTTAAACCGTATTCTGATTTGTACCTTCAGTTTTTAGTTACCGAGGTAAAACCCTTTATCGACAAGACATTCTCTACAAAAAAGGACCAAAAAAATACTTTTGTTGCTGGCTCAAGTATGGGTGGACTCATTTCGATGTATGCTATTTGTGAATATCCAAAAGTTTTTGGAGGTGCCGCCTGTTTATCTACACATTGGCCAGGCACTTTTTCTTCAGACAATAATCCAATTCCAAATGCCTTTGTAGATTACCTCAAAAAGAAGCTTCCCAATCCTAAAAACCATAAAATCTACTTTGATTATGGCGACCAAACCTTGGATGCACTTTACCCACCGCTACAACAAAAAGTAGATGTTGTGATGAAAGCCAAAGGTTTTACCAACAAAAACTGGGAAACCAAATTCTTACCCGGAGAAAACCATTCGGAAGTAGCTTGGGCGAAGCGATTGGATATCCCACTATTGTTTCTGTTAAAAAATGAATAA
- a CDS encoding glycoside hydrolase family 13 protein — protein MKKIAFLFILITTTFQAQIQRIEPANWWVGMKLNQITLLVYGDNIQDLEPSTTYSGLNIVKTEKVENRNYLFVTINIAPDTKVGKAKIDFKKNGKTIITKDFPLLARENNSANRASFSPKDAILLIMPDRFANGNPKNDNLSGSLEKANRADESGRHGGDIQGIIINLDYIQSLGYTQIWNTPLAENNMPKYSYHGYAATDFYKIDPRYGTNEDFKRLVQEAKKRNIGLIWDVVLNHCGLEYYFIKDMPMKDWVNVPDTKTRTNHLKSTLLDPYATEQDKKGYTDGWFDSTMPDLNQKNPLMASYLIQNTIWWVEYAGLSGFREDTFSYADKDFLAKWTKTILEEYPNFNIVGEEMTHVTEIAAYWQKDKKNVDGYQCYLPSLMDFALTDNLVKALNNKNDWESTWKEIYRGLGQDYQFPNPNNLLIFPDNHDMDRIYTRLQHNLDHWKLAMTLYATMRGIPQMYYGTELLYRQEKPGNDGFRRVDFYGGWEGDSKNAVTGKGLTSEEVEAQKFFTHLFNWRKTATAIHNGKFKHYAPEKNDAYVYFRYNDTQKIMVILNKNDKKITLDMKTYQDMIPSNFNAKEALRGKEINVNGTLEVDPKSALILEIK, from the coding sequence ATGAAAAAAATAGCCTTTCTATTTATCCTTATCACCACTACCTTTCAAGCACAGATCCAACGCATTGAGCCAGCAAATTGGTGGGTGGGAATGAAACTCAATCAAATCACTTTATTGGTCTACGGAGATAATATTCAAGATTTAGAACCTAGTACAACATACAGTGGTTTGAATATTGTAAAAACGGAAAAAGTCGAAAATCGCAACTATCTTTTTGTGACGATAAACATAGCTCCCGATACTAAAGTTGGAAAAGCTAAAATTGACTTTAAGAAGAATGGAAAAACCATCATTACCAAAGATTTTCCTTTATTAGCAAGAGAAAACAATAGTGCGAACCGAGCCAGTTTCTCTCCAAAAGATGCTATACTCTTAATCATGCCCGATCGTTTTGCAAATGGTAATCCCAAAAACGATAACCTGTCAGGTAGTTTAGAAAAAGCCAATCGCGCTGACGAAAGCGGAAGACACGGTGGTGACATTCAAGGAATTATTATCAACTTAGATTACATTCAATCGCTTGGTTATACTCAAATTTGGAATACGCCGCTTGCAGAAAACAATATGCCAAAGTATTCATATCACGGTTATGCTGCTACTGATTTTTATAAAATTGACCCTCGCTACGGCACCAATGAAGATTTTAAAAGACTTGTACAAGAAGCTAAAAAAAGAAACATAGGCTTGATTTGGGATGTTGTTTTAAATCATTGTGGCTTAGAATATTATTTTATCAAAGACATGCCAATGAAGGATTGGGTTAATGTTCCAGATACCAAAACAAGAACCAATCACTTGAAATCGACACTTTTGGACCCTTATGCCACTGAACAAGATAAAAAAGGGTATACCGATGGATGGTTTGATTCCACTATGCCCGATTTAAACCAAAAAAATCCATTGATGGCGAGTTATTTAATTCAAAATACCATTTGGTGGGTAGAATATGCTGGGCTTTCTGGATTTAGAGAAGACACCTTTTCGTATGCTGATAAAGATTTCTTGGCCAAATGGACCAAAACCATTCTAGAAGAGTATCCCAACTTTAATATCGTAGGTGAAGAAATGACACATGTCACAGAAATCGCTGCTTATTGGCAAAAAGACAAAAAAAATGTAGATGGATACCAATGTTACTTGCCATCCTTAATGGATTTTGCTCTAACCGATAATTTGGTAAAAGCCTTGAACAATAAAAATGATTGGGAATCAACATGGAAAGAAATATACAGAGGTTTGGGACAAGATTACCAATTTCCGAACCCCAATAATTTGCTGATTTTCCCAGACAATCACGATATGGATCGTATATATACTAGATTACAACACAATCTGGACCATTGGAAATTAGCCATGACCTTATATGCAACTATGCGAGGAATTCCGCAAATGTATTATGGCACTGAATTATTGTACAGACAAGAAAAACCAGGTAATGATGGGTTCAGAAGGGTCGATTTTTATGGTGGTTGGGAAGGAGATTCCAAAAATGCTGTTACTGGAAAAGGACTAACTAGTGAAGAAGTAGAGGCACAAAAATTCTTTACCCATCTTTTCAATTGGAGAAAAACAGCCACCGCTATTCACAATGGAAAATTCAAACATTATGCTCCCGAAAAAAATGACGCTTACGTCTATTTCCGATACAACGATACTCAAAAAATAATGGTGATTTTGAATAAAAACGATAAAAAAATCACATTGGATATGAAAACCTATCAAGACATGATTCCTTCCAATTTCAATGCAAAAGAAGCACTAAGAGGTAAAGAAATAAATGTGAATGGAACACTAGAAGTAGACCCAAAATCGGCCTTGATTCTAGAAATTAAATAG
- a CDS encoding beta-L-arabinofuranosidase domain-containing protein, whose product MKNYYILIALLFFSTMNAQQKKQEHYTALPFGSITPSGWIKNQMEKDMQGFVGHLDELVPDLINDPIYGKGRLQKHSKAKDLGNQKEGDAEGDDQYKWWNSETQSNWWDGYIRNAILLNDTKALQKVKKHINEILATQDADGYLGIYDPELRYKFNSENGELWAKATLYRGLLAYYDYSKDPKVWKSLVKAVDNVMQNYPINASSPFSSGEKFNGGVSHGLTFTDVLDKMYQITKEQKYLDYALFLYLDYSKTYQSEKDAQLQNILNPNYKLQSHGVHTFEHLRPLIVATYAKNNPEMEQALILFLQRIREVTTSTGGPIGDEWIAERKANATHTGYEYCSIHELLDSYSVLLQKNGEAKLGDEIETIFYNAAQGSRDPKHSCIAYLKTDNSFEMMGTKNGETEPDRKQTRYKYSPAHQDVAVCCNPNAGRITPYFLEKSWLLEDNNTLVASLLGPSTVKSTIENKPVQIEEITQYPFENQFTFRITNPKKAKFNLKIRKPNWATKIIASKPYKEIHGFVLFEENNKQKEEITLEFEAAIIVKKDDNNEKYFTYGAQVFALPIQAEEIKGRQYKTGFYDVEYAPKEKLSYSFIEENNAKFKNGKIEVTLKNNSTQTTEKVTLIPFGKTILRQVSF is encoded by the coding sequence ATGAAAAACTATTATATTCTTATTGCCTTATTATTTTTTAGCACTATGAATGCACAACAAAAAAAACAGGAACATTACACGGCACTTCCTTTTGGAAGCATTACACCTTCGGGCTGGATAAAAAATCAAATGGAAAAAGATATGCAAGGTTTCGTTGGTCATCTTGATGAATTAGTTCCCGATTTGATTAATGATCCCATATACGGAAAAGGCAGATTGCAAAAACACAGCAAAGCAAAAGATTTGGGCAATCAAAAAGAGGGAGATGCCGAAGGAGATGATCAATACAAATGGTGGAATAGTGAGACGCAATCCAATTGGTGGGATGGCTACATTAGAAATGCCATTTTGCTGAATGATACCAAGGCTTTACAAAAAGTAAAAAAACATATTAACGAAATCTTAGCCACACAAGATGCTGATGGCTATCTTGGAATCTACGATCCTGAACTACGTTACAAGTTCAATTCAGAAAACGGAGAATTATGGGCCAAAGCCACTTTGTATCGCGGTTTATTAGCCTATTATGACTATTCCAAAGATCCTAAAGTTTGGAAATCTTTGGTAAAAGCTGTCGATAACGTAATGCAAAATTATCCCATAAACGCGTCAAGTCCGTTTAGTTCAGGGGAAAAATTCAATGGTGGAGTCTCTCACGGCTTAACATTTACAGATGTTTTAGACAAAATGTACCAAATCACCAAAGAACAAAAATACCTAGATTATGCATTGTTCTTGTACTTGGATTACTCAAAAACCTATCAATCTGAAAAAGATGCACAATTACAAAACATTTTAAATCCAAATTACAAACTGCAGTCGCACGGCGTTCATACATTTGAACATTTACGCCCTCTTATTGTGGCTACTTATGCCAAAAACAATCCTGAAATGGAACAAGCTCTTATTTTGTTTTTACAACGCATCAGAGAAGTTACCACCTCCACAGGAGGACCAATAGGTGATGAATGGATAGCTGAAAGAAAAGCCAATGCAACACATACAGGTTATGAATATTGCTCTATTCACGAACTTTTGGACAGCTATAGCGTCTTGCTACAAAAAAATGGAGAAGCAAAACTCGGAGATGAAATTGAAACTATATTTTATAATGCTGCACAAGGGAGTCGAGATCCAAAACATTCCTGCATAGCGTATCTTAAGACTGATAACTCCTTTGAAATGATGGGTACTAAAAATGGAGAAACTGAACCCGATAGAAAACAAACCCGATACAAATACTCACCAGCGCATCAAGATGTAGCAGTTTGTTGTAATCCAAATGCTGGTAGAATTACACCTTATTTCCTAGAAAAATCGTGGTTATTGGAAGATAATAATACACTTGTTGCCAGCTTACTTGGTCCTTCAACTGTAAAATCAACCATAGAAAACAAACCCGTTCAAATTGAAGAGATCACCCAATATCCATTTGAAAACCAGTTTACATTTAGGATAACTAATCCCAAAAAGGCAAAATTTAATCTAAAAATCAGAAAACCTAATTGGGCAACTAAAATAATCGCATCAAAGCCATACAAAGAGATTCACGGATTTGTACTTTTTGAAGAAAACAATAAACAAAAAGAGGAGATTACGCTAGAATTCGAAGCAGCAATCATTGTCAAAAAGGACGACAACAACGAAAAATATTTCACCTATGGCGCTCAAGTTTTTGCGCTACCCATTCAAGCCGAAGAAATAAAAGGGAGACAGTACAAAACTGGTTTTTATGATGTAGAATATGCTCCTAAAGAAAAGTTAAGTTACTCCTTTATTGAGGAAAATAATGCTAAATTTAAAAATGGTAAAATAGAGGTAACTTTAAAAAACAACAGTACCCAAACCACTGAAAAAGTGACTCTTATTCCTTTTGGAAAAACCATTTTAAGACAAGTTTCCTTTTAA
- a CDS encoding AraC family transcriptional regulator, protein MKPILEQIRLQQPNATFYSYRFEVPFFEFKWHYHPEYELTYIVKGNGFRLVGNSYASFTDGDLVLIGPNLPHTWVGKSKDDTLFEAVVLQFSSSFIASFLGFEESDALQKILNTAQKGLFFTSANEEIKSLMIQLTEANGFDRILSFLSVMNQLSTMESFPLATENFVSLHSLETEKRINKVCGYLEQNLTTKITLSELANLISLSESNFCKFFKKATGKTFSDYLNDIRIQESCQILLKTDLDINQIAMQCGYESLSYFNRIFLKKKGLTPRQFRQSNLL, encoded by the coding sequence ATGAAGCCAATTTTAGAACAAATTAGATTGCAGCAACCCAATGCTACTTTTTATAGCTATCGTTTTGAAGTTCCCTTTTTTGAATTCAAATGGCATTATCATCCCGAATATGAATTGACTTATATTGTCAAAGGCAATGGATTTCGATTAGTAGGGAATAGCTATGCATCTTTTACGGATGGGGATTTGGTTTTGATTGGTCCTAATTTGCCTCATACTTGGGTAGGAAAATCTAAAGATGATACATTATTTGAAGCAGTTGTGTTACAGTTTTCTTCCTCATTTATAGCTTCTTTTTTAGGTTTTGAAGAGAGTGATGCTTTGCAAAAAATATTGAATACCGCTCAAAAAGGACTTTTTTTTACTTCTGCTAACGAGGAAATTAAAAGTTTGATGATTCAACTTACGGAGGCCAACGGTTTTGATCGTATTCTTTCTTTTTTGTCAGTAATGAACCAATTGAGTACTATGGAATCTTTTCCATTGGCAACAGAAAATTTTGTGTCCTTACATTCTTTAGAAACAGAAAAGAGAATTAATAAAGTTTGTGGTTATTTGGAACAAAACCTTACCACTAAAATTACTTTGAGTGAGTTGGCGAATTTGATTTCACTTTCGGAAAGTAATTTTTGTAAGTTCTTTAAAAAAGCTACAGGTAAAACTTTCTCAGATTATTTGAATGATATTCGGATACAAGAAAGTTGCCAAATTTTATTGAAAACAGATTTGGATATCAATCAGATTGCTATGCAATGCGGCTATGAGTCTTTGAGTTATTTCAACCGAATATTTTTAAAGAAAAAAGGTTTGACGCCGAGACAATTCAGACAGTCAAACCTTTTATGA
- a CDS encoding T9SS type B sorting domain-containing protein produces the protein MKIKYIIFLLLLVNQTTFAQKEAAVWYFGNFAGIDFNSGSPVSITNGKLFTNEGCTSISDNNGNILFYTDGSLVYNKQHQVMPNGNGLLGHRSSTQSAIIIPKPKNKFQYYIFTVDEPNPKNTDDTTLNDEDPPNNGLNYSLVDTRLDNGNGDIVISEKNIPLITYNVNDPEEVKYKCSEKITAVQHGDGESFWIVTHFKNNFYAFKISASGVIKNPIKSTTNLVPTGGYITNAIGYLKASPNGKKIAIANSSIKNTNETGPKGEIKRDTGNVVLYDFDSTTGQINNNITLISNINPYGVEFSAKSKKLYITTNNFDAQGVVLGSTLYQFDLKSSNIVNSKKAIINSSYVAGALQLGIDEKIYRSGYPILTDSYDKLSVINNPEADGSNCNYIQDAISLKVPTRVRLGLPPFITSLFLYSFNYEFNCFGDNTLFYFNTNEKVDQVIWDFGDGSTSSDTNAYHIYKNAGVYNVKLTKIINGEQREPLEKKVTIYESPIISAKPIVLAECDSNDEFPEDEKTTFSLSSANYELTLNNNDYEVYFYHSTTEAIADSQNINALPNDYKNTQQDEILIAKVTQPNSNCYSLGSIILHVDKNIELLPSPFYSCTLSEDKANFNINNIKEHIKKELNLPASVVLFLYQNNKDFQLRTNPLNGDFLSTNTTLFIRAENDSKCYGSGKITISTMAVPKIKASETVYICKNNPNLVALGTGIVNLNEANNYSYLWSTKETSPTIETKKTGIYTLTLTNLSGCSSTITYEVLYSSLAKIDNITIDETENSNNVVVTLNDPQKYRYSIQLEGGNILPFQNTPFFQNVPGGIHELIIENLDGCGSVKKEIIIINFPKFFTPNGDGYNDYWNVKGTNTAANSKSVIRIFDRYGKLLKQIFPNSNGWDGTFNGQALPSDDYWYTVVLEDGREIKGHFALKR, from the coding sequence ATGAAAATAAAATATATAATCTTTCTATTGTTACTCGTTAACCAAACTACATTTGCTCAAAAAGAGGCGGCGGTTTGGTATTTTGGAAATTTTGCTGGAATTGATTTTAATTCAGGCTCACCCGTTTCTATTACTAATGGAAAGTTGTTTACAAATGAAGGATGCACTTCCATTTCAGATAATAATGGAAACATTCTTTTTTACACTGATGGCTCTTTAGTATACAACAAGCAACATCAAGTCATGCCTAATGGGAATGGGTTATTAGGACATAGATCTAGTACGCAATCCGCTATCATTATTCCAAAGCCAAAAAATAAGTTTCAATATTACATTTTTACCGTTGACGAACCGAATCCAAAAAACACAGACGATACTACATTGAACGATGAAGATCCTCCCAACAATGGATTAAATTATTCTTTGGTTGATACCAGACTAGACAATGGTAATGGAGATATTGTAATTTCAGAAAAAAACATTCCTTTAATCACTTATAATGTAAATGATCCTGAAGAAGTAAAATATAAATGCTCCGAAAAAATCACAGCAGTTCAACATGGAGATGGAGAATCCTTTTGGATTGTTACACATTTCAAAAATAATTTTTATGCCTTTAAAATTAGTGCATCAGGAGTTATTAAAAACCCAATAAAAAGCACAACAAACCTAGTCCCAACTGGAGGTTATATAACTAATGCTATTGGATATTTAAAAGCCTCTCCCAATGGAAAAAAAATTGCAATAGCCAATTCTTCTATCAAAAACACTAATGAAACTGGACCAAAAGGTGAAATAAAGAGAGACACAGGCAATGTTGTTTTATATGACTTCGATTCAACAACTGGGCAAATAAACAACAACATTACACTAATAAGTAATATAAATCCTTATGGTGTTGAGTTTTCAGCTAAATCAAAAAAATTATATATAACAACCAACAATTTTGATGCACAAGGAGTAGTACTTGGGAGCACATTGTACCAATTTGATCTAAAAAGTTCAAACATTGTTAATTCAAAAAAAGCTATTATAAACTCATCCTATGTTGCAGGTGCCCTTCAATTAGGAATTGACGAAAAAATTTATCGCTCAGGGTATCCTATTTTAACCGATAGCTATGATAAACTATCCGTGATAAATAATCCTGAAGCCGATGGATCAAATTGCAATTACATACAAGATGCCATAAGCTTAAAAGTTCCAACAAGAGTAAGATTGGGGTTACCTCCATTTATCACTTCATTATTTCTTTACTCTTTCAACTATGAATTCAACTGCTTTGGAGATAACACCCTTTTTTATTTTAATACAAATGAAAAAGTAGATCAAGTCATTTGGGATTTTGGAGACGGATCGACTTCCTCTGATACTAATGCCTATCATATTTATAAAAATGCAGGGGTTTATAATGTGAAGCTAACTAAAATAATAAATGGTGAACAAAGAGAGCCATTAGAAAAAAAAGTTACTATATACGAATCACCAATTATCTCGGCAAAACCAATTGTATTAGCAGAATGTGATAGTAATGATGAATTCCCTGAGGATGAAAAAACTACATTTAGCTTATCTTCTGCAAACTATGAATTAACTCTAAATAATAATGACTACGAAGTTTATTTTTATCATTCGACGACTGAAGCAATAGCCGATTCTCAAAATATAAATGCTCTTCCAAACGACTATAAAAATACACAGCAAGATGAAATACTAATTGCAAAAGTAACACAACCCAATTCAAACTGTTACAGCCTTGGTAGTATCATTTTACATGTTGACAAAAACATTGAACTCCTTCCCTCTCCCTTCTATTCCTGTACTTTATCTGAGGATAAAGCAAACTTTAATATAAATAACATCAAGGAACATATAAAAAAAGAATTAAATCTTCCTGCTAGTGTTGTTCTCTTTTTATATCAAAATAACAAAGATTTTCAACTTAGAACCAATCCATTAAATGGTGATTTTCTATCAACAAATACAACATTATTCATTAGAGCTGAAAATGATTCAAAATGTTATGGATCGGGAAAGATTACAATTAGTACAATGGCTGTTCCAAAAATAAAAGCCAGCGAAACAGTATATATATGCAAAAATAATCCTAATCTGGTGGCTTTAGGTACTGGAATAGTAAATTTGAATGAAGCTAATAACTATAGTTATCTATGGTCAACTAAAGAAACCTCCCCAACAATAGAAACAAAAAAAACTGGCATTTATACGTTAACTTTAACTAATTTATCTGGCTGTTCATCAACAATTACTTATGAAGTACTCTATTCTTCATTAGCAAAAATTGATAACATCACGATTGATGAAACTGAAAATTCGAATAATGTAGTTGTGACTTTAAATGACCCTCAAAAATACCGCTACAGTATACAACTTGAAGGAGGAAACATATTACCTTTTCAAAATACTCCATTTTTTCAAAATGTTCCTGGCGGTATTCACGAATTAATCATAGAAAATTTAGATGGATGTGGAAGTGTAAAAAAAGAAATTATAATAATAAACTTCCCCAAATTCTTCACCCCAAACGGAGATGGATACAACGATTACTGGAATGTTAAAGGAACCAATACTGCCGCCAACTCAAAATCAGTGATTCGTATTTTTGATCGATATGGTAAATTGCTCAAACAAATTTTCCCTAACAGTAATGGTTGGGACGGAACCTTTAATGGTCAAGCTCTTCCCTCAGATGACTATTGGTACACAGTCGTATTAGAAGATGGTAGAGAAATTAAAGGCCATTTTGCACTGAAACGCTAG